The genomic window GAACCAGGTTTATGCAGACCATAGTGATGAGATAGGAGAGAGGCTGGAGAGCGGGAAGATAGAAGAATTGAAGGGTAAGGGGATAGAGCTGAGAGAGGCATGCAAGATATGTGATAGCAGATTAGCAGATGTCGGTGATATAGCAATGGTGAGGTTGAACGGGGATAAAGTTGTGGTTGCGGGACTGACGAATATGGGAGAAGCAGCACTGACAGCACTGGAACTGCAGTTAGAAGATAAGGAGATAGAGCGAAAAGAGGAGAAGGCGCGGATAGCAGAGGAAGCGAAGAAGAATGAAGAGGCGTTACCGAAGATAAGCAGCATTGAGGAACTGGAAGCGTTCTTACAGGATTGCATAGTATGTAAGAACTGTCGTGATGTATGCCCGGTATGCTATTGTAAAGAATGTTTCTTTGACCAGCCACTGGGCAACCCGGCGAGTGGAGACCTGCTGAACCTCGCTGAGCTGAGAGGTGCAATAGGGGTACCTGCGAATCAGTTGTTCTATCACCTGACGCGAGTGTATCATGTGAGCACGACGTGTGTGGGGTGTGGAGCCTGTGCGGATGCATGCCCTAAGGAGATACCATTGACGAGATATTACCCTGTGATAGCACGGAAGGTGCAGGAGGTGTTCGAGTATGAGCCGGGTAAGGACGTAGAGGAGCCACTGCCTTTCGTTGTGTATGAGGAGGAGGAGCTTGAGGATAAGCTGAGATAAGATAAGAAAAAAAATGATAAAGACATGGGAATTAGAACCGAACTTCAAGTACGAGATAATGAAGGAGCCGGGGGGTGAGCATCTGACATCATGTTTCCAGTGCAGCACGTGCACATTGGGTTGTCCATTAACGGAGATCATACCGGGTTATAATCCACGTAAGATAATCCAGATGAGTTTACTGGGGATGCGAAAGGAGGTTTTATCAAATCCCGATTTATGGGTATGTCTGATATGCCAGACGTGCACGGCTCGATGTCCGCAGGATGTGCGGATAGCGGATTTGCTGGGTGCGATAAGGCGGATAGCGGAGCGAGAGGAGGAAGCGGGAAGGCTTAAGATAGATAGTGTTCGACCGAGATTTGACAAGGCTTTCATGCATCAGTTAGAGAAATATGGGCGATTGTATGATTTCGGACTGGCGAAGGAGTATTATACGGGACGAGAGGGGTCGTTCTTCAAGGGTATGATGGCGATGTCGAAGGATTACAAGGAGTTCGGGATGCGACTATTCAAGAAAGGTAAGATGGGACCGAAAGCTCTCTTCCCGGAGAAAGTGAAGGATAGAGAAGTAATGAAGAAGATATTTGAGCAAATGGGGGCGGGAAAGAAATGAGTGAGCGTAAGTATGCGTATTATCCAGGCTGTCCATCGGGCACGACGGCGATGGAGCAAGACATGTCAATGAAGGCGGTGTTTGAGAAGCTGGGGATAGAACTGGAAGAGATGGAGGACTGGAACTGTTGTGGCGCTGCGGAGGTAGAGGACCCGGAGATTGTGTATGCGTTAAATGCACGTAATCTCGCAATTGCAGAGAAGCAGGGGTTGAATATAGTGACGCCGTGCAGTATATGCTATTACAACTTATCCAGGTCGAACATAGCACTGAAGGGCGATGAGGAGCTGCGTGCAAGGGTGCGCAGTATAGATGCTTCACTGACATATAACGGTGGTGTGGAGGTGAAGCACGTGCTGGATGTGCTTGTGAATGATATAGGGGTAGAAGAGCTCTCAAGCAAGGTGGAGAAGAAAGTAGAAGCGAAAGTTGCGCCCTATTATGGATGTTATATAGGCAGACCGCCAGAGACTGCCTTTGATGACCCTGATGCGCCGGGCTTGATGGACAGGCTGATAGAACTGACAGGTGGGGAAGTAGTCCCATATAATTATACGAAGACGAAGTGCTGCGGTGGTCCTTTAATGATGACACGGCAGGATATAGCATTTGAGATGGCACGGAAGGTACTGGAGGAGGCTAAGAACGCGGGTGCGGACTGTATCGCACTGGCATGTCCATTGTGTGGCATAATGCTGGATGCGAAGCAGCCGGATATAGAAGAGGCTTTCGGGATTGAGATAGGTATGCCTGTGTTATACATAACGCAGTTGTTGGGTCTTGCACTGGGAATAGACTCAGGCAAGCTGGGATTGGATAAGAATATTGTGGATACAAAGGATATAATAGGGAAGGTGGTGTGAAGATGGGGATAGCAGTGATAGGGGGAGGAGTAGCGGGCATAACGGCGGCTCTCGACCTCGCGGATTCGGGTTACAAGGTGTATTTAATAGAGCGTAATGCGGAGCTTGGCGGTAAGATGGCGGAGCTTGCGGAATGTAAGACTGGGTTATCGCCGCGGATAGCGAAGATAGAGAACCATCCGAATATCGAATTGATACTGGGGAGCGAGTTAGAGAGTTTCTCAGGTTCTGCGGGTAACTTCAAATTGAAAGTATCGGGTAATAAGGAGATAGAAGTTGAGAGTGTTGTGCTGGCACCAGGCTATGACATACCGGATAAAGTAGCATTGAGTTATGGATATGGCAGTCCAGATGTAGTGACCTCACTGGATTTTGAAGGTATCTTAAGGGCAGCAACGGCATCAGGCGAGCTAAAGCGGCAGTCGGATGGTAAAGAGGTGAAGAAGATAGGGTTCATAAAATGTGTGGGTTCACGATGCCAGGATAATGAGATATGCTCGACGGCATGCTGCGCGTATACAGCGAAGGAGGCATGGGTGGTAAAGGAGAGGTTCCCGAATGTTGAGGTTTACATATTCTATATGGATGTGCGTGTATTTGGGAAGGATGAGGAGCTTGTAGCGGAGCTAAAGGAGAAATATGGCGTACATTATATAAGGTCGAGGGTGCCGGAGGTCATTCCTGAGGATGGAACGCTGACGGTTAAGTTTGAGAATTTAGAGAAAGGCACGATAGAGAAGATAGAGCTTGATATGGTGGTGCTTGCCGTGGGGCTATTACCTGCGAGGACATTGAGCAAGCTCGCGGAGCAGACGGGTGTAAAGACTGATAAATACGGGTATATAGAGACAAGCATAAGTAATCCGCTGGAGACGAGTGTGCGTGGTATATTTGCATGTGGCACAGCAACAGCGCCGCTGAAAGTGAGGGAGAGTGTAGGCATGGCGAGTGGTGCGGCACTGAAGGCAGCGCTGTTATCAGAACGAACGGAGCTGATTCCGGGACAGGAGGAGCATAAATATATAGAACTGGAGCCAGGAGCAGAGCCGAAAGTGGGCGTTTTTATATGCGATTGTGATGGTGAGGTATCGAAGACGGTGGATATACCAGCGGTTGCGGAGCGTGTGAAAGAGTTGCGGGATGTAGTATTCGTGAGTAGTGACACGAAGACGATGAGTGATGCACTGGCGGCGGTGGAGAGCGGGATAGTGGACCAGGGCTTGAATAGAGTTGTATTTGCAGGCTGTTCGCCACGTGAGTATGAGGATATAATAAGAGAGGTGTGTGCAAAGGCGGGCCTGAATCCGTATCTGGTGGAGCTGGTGAATCTGAGGGAGCAATGTGCATGGGTTTTTGATAAGGAAGCAACGGATGCGGCATTTGATTTATTGAAGATGGCGGTCGAGCGAGCGAAGCGGCTGGAACCTATACCGGTACAGAGGTACCCGGTGACAAAGAAAGCGCTGGTGATTGGTGGAGGGATATCGGGCATGAATGCGGCACTGGATATAGCAGATGCAGGCTATGAGGTGTATTTAGTGGAGAAGAGTGCGGAACTCAGTGGTGGTTTACAAGATATGGGTGAATTACCGGGCGGTGTGAACGCTTCTGAGTTATTGAAGGGGTATATTGACAGAGTAGAAAGCAATGAGCGGATAAAGGTGTATAAGAACGCGAGGGAGGAGGATATAAGAGGCAGAGCAGG from Methanophagales archaeon includes these protein-coding regions:
- a CDS encoding Coenzyme F420 hydrogenase/dehydrogenase, beta subunit C-terminal domain, giving the protein MKGAEIGIEDLEGFFRGLLEKEVVDCLVMPHAAGKNIAYMLVTDPKRIESSPGKAIFAPSFGVNAAGIVKGWTVANKVGLVAKPCEIRAAIELVKLNQMDKDSLLLISVDCSGTFENQVYADHSDEIGERLESGKIEELKGKGIELREACKICDSRLADVGDIAMVRLNGDKVVVAGLTNMGEAALTALELQLEDKEIERKEEKARIAEEAKKNEEALPKISSIEELEAFLQDCIVCKNCRDVCPVCYCKECFFDQPLGNPASGDLLNLAELRGAIGVPANQLFYHLTRVYHVSTTCVGCGACADACPKEIPLTRYYPVIARKVQEVFEYEPGKDVEEPLPFVVYEEEELEDKLR
- a CDS encoding 4Fe-4S dicluster domain-containing protein, whose translation is MIKTWELEPNFKYEIMKEPGGEHLTSCFQCSTCTLGCPLTEIIPGYNPRKIIQMSLLGMRKEVLSNPDLWVCLICQTCTARCPQDVRIADLLGAIRRIAEREEEAGRLKIDSVRPRFDKAFMHQLEKYGRLYDFGLAKEYYTGREGSFFKGMMAMSKDYKEFGMRLFKKGKMGPKALFPEKVKDREVMKKIFEQMGAGKK
- a CDS encoding CoB--CoM heterodisulfide reductase iron-sulfur subunit B family protein, whose amino-acid sequence is MSERKYAYYPGCPSGTTAMEQDMSMKAVFEKLGIELEEMEDWNCCGAAEVEDPEIVYALNARNLAIAEKQGLNIVTPCSICYYNLSRSNIALKGDEELRARVRSIDASLTYNGGVEVKHVLDVLVNDIGVEELSSKVEKKVEAKVAPYYGCYIGRPPETAFDDPDAPGLMDRLIELTGGEVVPYNYTKTKCCGGPLMMTRQDIAFEMARKVLEEAKNAGADCIALACPLCGIMLDAKQPDIEEAFGIEIGMPVLYITQLLGLALGIDSGKLGLDKNIVDTKDIIGKVV
- a CDS encoding CoB--CoM heterodisulfide reductase iron-sulfur subunit A family protein; its protein translation is MKMGIAVIGGGVAGITAALDLADSGYKVYLIERNAELGGKMAELAECKTGLSPRIAKIENHPNIELILGSELESFSGSAGNFKLKVSGNKEIEVESVVLAPGYDIPDKVALSYGYGSPDVVTSLDFEGILRAATASGELKRQSDGKEVKKIGFIKCVGSRCQDNEICSTACCAYTAKEAWVVKERFPNVEVYIFYMDVRVFGKDEELVAELKEKYGVHYIRSRVPEVIPEDGTLTVKFENLEKGTIEKIELDMVVLAVGLLPARTLSKLAEQTGVKTDKYGYIETSISNPLETSVRGIFACGTATAPLKVRESVGMASGAALKAALLSERTELIPGQEEHKYIELEPGAEPKVGVFICDCDGEVSKTVDIPAVAERVKELRDVVFVSSDTKTMSDALAAVESGIVDQGLNRVVFAGCSPREYEDIIREVCAKAGLNPYLVELVNLREQCAWVFDKEATDAAFDLLKMAVERAKRLEPIPVQRYPVTKKALVIGGGISGMNAALDIADAGYEVYLVEKSAELSGGLQDMGELPGGVNASELLKGYIDRVESNERIKVYKNAREEDIRGRAGSFKARIVGEGVDEEIEFGACVIATGAKEFVHERYYGYGSDKKVQTLREFMKKGKVEGNTVVILQDVGPEDVYSSKATSIEAVSAALRIKETNPDVEVYFLYKDVKTYGKWEALYKEAREKGVLFIRYEKQKPPEYKDGILSVFDVILNDELQIKPDMMVLAVPMVPAEDNERLSEMFKIPLRKGFFMEEQERPKMVLTPVDTVNEGVFVCGSAVYPAMLDECIAMSSAAASRACVLLAKDFMETPAVTSVVDELICSGCGVCVDICPVEAIELTEESVPVVTFGVETVVGGTRRVAKVGDGCIGCGSCASYCPSGAMSLKHFRDKQVYAQLDYAI